The Geotalea uraniireducens Rf4 genome window below encodes:
- a CDS encoding bifunctional riboflavin kinase/FAD synthetase: MIIFKNLSDISEKLPNAVVTIGNFDGVHLGHREIFRRVKQLAAELGGVSVVVTFVPHPLKVLAPEKSPLLINTYAEKETLIEASGIDYLIEIPFDEKFAAITAREFVGTVLVEKIGVNKLVIGYDYAFGRNREGDVALLRQLGEELSFKVEVLEPISNGRTIFSSSLIRTMMMNGDVKGVVSLLGRHFSLGGTVVHGHHRGKGLGFPTANIETDKELLPKDGVYAVKVKIDDVLYDGACNIGSNPTFKDERLAIEVFLFDFEGDLYGKDARLYFIDRIRGELTFPDVPSLQKAIAKDIERCREILRDAAIIEYREYLVKD; the protein is encoded by the coding sequence ATGATAATTTTTAAAAACTTATCCGACATAAGCGAAAAGCTTCCCAATGCCGTTGTCACCATCGGTAACTTCGACGGGGTTCATCTGGGACACCGGGAGATATTTCGCCGGGTCAAACAATTGGCCGCTGAACTGGGCGGTGTGTCGGTGGTTGTGACCTTTGTTCCTCACCCGCTGAAGGTGTTGGCGCCGGAAAAGAGCCCGTTGCTGATCAATACCTACGCCGAGAAGGAAACCCTCATCGAGGCGTCCGGCATCGACTACCTGATTGAGATCCCGTTTGACGAAAAATTTGCTGCCATAACCGCCAGAGAGTTTGTCGGCACGGTTCTGGTCGAAAAAATCGGGGTGAACAAGCTTGTCATCGGCTATGATTACGCCTTCGGTCGCAATCGTGAAGGTGACGTGGCCCTGCTCAGGCAGTTGGGCGAGGAGTTATCCTTCAAAGTCGAGGTGTTGGAGCCGATAAGCAATGGGAGAACCATCTTCAGCAGCTCTTTGATTCGCACCATGATGATGAATGGTGACGTTAAAGGTGTAGTTTCGCTCCTTGGCCGTCATTTTTCCCTTGGCGGCACGGTAGTTCACGGACACCATCGCGGCAAAGGATTGGGATTTCCCACAGCAAACATCGAGACCGATAAGGAGCTGCTTCCCAAAGATGGTGTCTATGCCGTTAAGGTGAAGATTGACGACGTTCTCTATGACGGCGCCTGTAACATCGGAAGCAATCCCACTTTTAAAGATGAAAGACTGGCGATCGAAGTCTTTCTCTTTGACTTTGAAGGGGATCTTTACGGCAAGGACGCACGGCTTTACTTTATCGACAGGATTCGTGGCGAGCTGACCTTTCCCGATGTCCCGTCCTTGCAGAAGGCCATTGCCAAAGATATTGAACGATGCCGTGAGATTTTACGCGATGCGGCCATTATTGAATACCGTGAATACCTTGTGAAGGATTGA
- the tatC gene encoding twin-arginine translocase subunit TatC — MADEKVLPFIEHLVELRKRLIVSIIAIVIGMGVSWNFSSDLLSFVEKPLTGKTYLTELKKQVYGEVKKRYPAIYNHYKLEQDVSAPVKERMLNYSAPLEPFFIQCKISIIAGLILVLPVLFYQVWLFVAPGLTRKEKKLVVPFVTVSTISFCVGALFFLIVIWPVIINFSLSYEAQGLQSWFNLSAYINFCLRLILIFGLIFELPILSLLLSRFGIVSYSLLARNRKYALLASSIIAAFHADLITMFVIMVPLYLMYEVSVWVALIFGKKKPAVTAEA, encoded by the coding sequence ATGGCCGATGAGAAAGTCCTGCCGTTCATCGAACATCTTGTCGAATTGCGTAAAAGGCTGATTGTATCCATTATTGCCATAGTCATCGGCATGGGGGTGTCGTGGAATTTTTCCAGCGACCTGCTGAGTTTCGTGGAAAAGCCACTGACCGGCAAGACCTACCTGACCGAGCTGAAGAAACAGGTCTATGGTGAGGTAAAAAAACGCTACCCGGCAATCTACAACCACTACAAGCTGGAACAGGACGTAAGCGCGCCGGTCAAGGAAAGAATGCTGAACTACAGCGCGCCTCTTGAACCGTTTTTCATCCAGTGCAAGATTTCGATTATTGCCGGCCTGATCCTGGTCCTGCCGGTATTGTTCTATCAGGTATGGCTGTTCGTCGCGCCGGGGCTGACCCGCAAGGAAAAGAAACTTGTCGTTCCCTTTGTCACGGTCAGCACCATCAGTTTCTGTGTCGGGGCGCTCTTCTTCCTTATCGTTATCTGGCCGGTCATCATCAACTTCTCCCTTTCCTACGAGGCGCAAGGGCTCCAGAGCTGGTTCAACCTGAGCGCATACATAAACTTTTGTCTACGATTGATTCTCATCTTCGGCCTCATCTTCGAGCTGCCGATTCTGTCGCTGCTCTTGTCCAGATTCGGCATAGTCAGCTATTCCCTCCTGGCCAGAAACCGCAAGTACGCATTGCTGGCCAGCTCGATTATCGCTGCATTTCATGCCGACCTGATCACGATGTTCGTGATTATGGTCCCGCTCTACCTGATGTATGAGGTGAGTGTCTGGGTGGCGCTGATTTTCGGCAAGAAGAAACCGGCTGTAACGGCAGAGGCGTGA